In the Thalassoglobus sp. JC818 genome, one interval contains:
- a CDS encoding AtpZ/AtpI family protein, giving the protein MRPNKSFVPVKFLYWSSQITTMSLEMGLLIGVGYWLDLKYGTSPGFLLGGCGLGLLAVGWQLFRLVRSGMNGVLAGKSQRTPKTESASRSESDK; this is encoded by the coding sequence GTGAGGCCAAACAAATCTTTTGTTCCTGTCAAGTTCCTCTACTGGTCGTCACAGATCACAACGATGTCTCTCGAAATGGGGCTTCTGATCGGTGTCGGTTACTGGCTGGATTTGAAGTACGGAACAAGCCCCGGCTTTCTCCTCGGTGGATGCGGACTCGGGTTACTGGCCGTTGGCTGGCAACTCTTCCGACTGGTCCGCTCTGGAATGAACGGGGTCCTGGCAGGGAAATCTCAGCGAACTCCCAAGACAGAATCAGCTTCACGTTCCGAGTCGGACAAGTGA